The genomic DNA CTGAATCCTTTTCCTATTTTCTTTTTATATTCTTCATAGGTATGGAGCGGCTGGCCGTATTTTTCAAGTGTGCTGTTTACACTGTTTCCTAAATCATAAATAGTATCCAGAATTGTGCCGTCAAGATCGAATATTACACCTTTATATTTCATATTTACCTCTCTTAAATGAATTTAACTGATTAAGTAAGCCGGACTGCAGTTTATAAATATGAATTATACATTTTTATAAGCTGCCGTCTGCTGTAGATATTAAGTTATGCGGCTTCCGGGTCTTCGGTTGGTGCCTTTTTAAACAGAAGAATTAAAGCTGTGCTTACTGCCGTCCCTGCTGCAAGAGAAAGCAGGAATAACGGAATGTTATTACATAAGAAGATAACAAACATGCCGCCATGCGGTGCTTTCAGAGTAAGACCGAAAAGATGTGAGAGAGTAGCACCTACAGCACCTCCAGCCATAAAGCAAGGTATGTATAAGAGCGGACTTCCTGCTGCAAATGGTATGGCGAATTCACTGATCATGGCAAAGCCGCCTATAATACAACCGGAAGTAGTACCTCTTTCAGCTGTGGTAAAACGTTTTTTGGCAATGAGCATTGCAATACCTACTGCAAAAGGCGGAATCATAGAGGCTATAAAATTAGCAGCCATCGGAGCATAATTGCCTGCCTCGAAGGCAGCTATGGCAAAAGCATAAGCAGCTTTATTAACAGGTCCTCCAAGATCGAAGGCAAGCATACAGCCCTGAATTATACCAAGTATAATAAGGCTGCTTCCACTCATACTTCCAAGGGTAGTAACCATAGTTTTATTAAGCCAAGCACAAGGCTGTCCCAGAATATACTGCATCAAAATACCAATGGCAAGAACGCTTATAACCGGTATGATCAAAGTAGGAAGCAGTGATCTTAACACAATAGGGATAGGTATTTTTTTCAGAGCCTTAACCAGATAACCGGCACATATACCGGCTATAAGTCCGCCGAAAAATCCTGCACCTATATCATCGGCAAGCATACCGCCGAAAAGTCCTGCAAGAAGAGCAGGCTTGTCTGCTATAGAATAAGCTATATAAGCAGAAAGTATTGGAACCATCATGGCAAATGCCTTTTTCCCCCAGAAAAACATATCAGCTACAAATCCCTTACTGTCATAAACATATATTCCGCCCAATGCAAAGGCAACTGCAATAAGAATCCCCCCGGCCACGACAAATGGAAGCATATATGATACACCTGTCAGCATGGACTGTTTTAATTCATGAAAAATTTCTTTAACATTATCTTTCATTCATTTACCCTCTCTTTCTTGTTTAAAAAATACAATTCATTTTATTTATTCAGACTGCAGACGATTTTGCGGTTAAATTTTCAAATTAAATATAAAATTTTAAATATTAACTATTCAAAAATAATATCAGGTTTTTTTATAATTTCATGAGGCGA from Sebaldella termitidis ATCC 33386 includes the following:
- a CDS encoding PTS fructose transporter subunit IIC; protein product: MKDNVKEIFHELKQSMLTGVSYMLPFVVAGGILIAVAFALGGIYVYDSKGFVADMFFWGKKAFAMMVPILSAYIAYSIADKPALLAGLFGGMLADDIGAGFFGGLIAGICAGYLVKALKKIPIPIVLRSLLPTLIIPVISVLAIGILMQYILGQPCAWLNKTMVTTLGSMSGSSLIILGIIQGCMLAFDLGGPVNKAAYAFAIAAFEAGNYAPMAANFIASMIPPFAVGIAMLIAKKRFTTAERGTTSGCIIGGFAMISEFAIPFAAGSPLLYIPCFMAGGAVGATLSHLFGLTLKAPHGGMFVIFLCNNIPLFLLSLAAGTAVSTALILLFKKAPTEDPEAA